The DNA window TTGTATTGAGTTATATTTCTTTGATAAGATTCTGTCTCTTACTGGATAGGTTAATCATTTTATTGGTCTCTCATATGTGCTTAGTTGGGAGCTAGAATATTCTTGAGATGAAAGCAACCAGTGGACTTTGTGTGAGATTAGCATATGTGTTCAATTGGTACTGTACTAGTTCAGTTcggttcaatatatatatatatcgcaaCAGTTCAGTCTGGGCATGACCAATTAAATCGGTTTGATTTTGTGTCTAGGACCGATTCACTAATTAAATCGGTTTGATTTTGTGTCTAGGACCGATTCACTAATTAAATCGGTTTGATTTTGTGTATAGAACCGGTTCATCGGTTTGTTGTTTACAAAATGCATTGAGATTTGTTGGATAAATATCCAAGACTAGCCACTGCAGAAAATGAAAAGGGGTTAACTTGCCTTGCTAGTGCTTGCTGAATCATGTTTAGCTCTCTAACCTTATAACTAATTTTTTCTATTAGCAAGAAATCAAAACACCGAatgcaaataaataaaattgagtcGATTAAACTtgctcatttaattatttatgttcaaTGCTAGCCTTTGACAAACATGTAACTAGCTACCGAGTTCTTCTACACTTGTTGTTCAAAGCTATGGAAGAGGAAGATAACAAGGTCCTACAATCTGAATCAAATGATACACAAGTTGAAGTCCAGCACCAAAGTAATTTAAGTCAATAAATACTAATCGCATAGCAAGTGCGTGTGAAAGTGAAACTATCTTTGTCATATCATTTGATTTCATGTTTAACATCACCATCGTCATATATAGTAGCAAAATCATAGCTTTGTCAATTCACATAACCAAACTTTAACAGCTTTACCTTTCGCAACAAAGCAACCATCATTCTTCCTATCAATCCTGAGAGGACCTTTCATCTTCACCATCATCTCCTTAACCAATGCTTTCACCGGTGATTCTCCTCTGACACTGCTATGCTTTCCAACCCCACAAACCAAAGTGATTTCAGCCGGAATCTCATAATTTGAAGCATTCAACAACCTCTTTCGCATCTCCTCGAACCAAAGTAACATAACCAAATAAGCCGAACCCAAATGAAATCCATGCAAATCCAATTTAACCTCCGAAGAATCCCACACCATTACCTCTTCAAAAATCGCACAACACGAAAGTAACTCCTTAATCACCATAGCTTCTCCTCCAACCAAACACTCATTCAACAGCTCTTCTATTGACAACGGCAACTCATACAACTCCACAACCTTCCTCATTATCGTCGGACAAGAATTAGACACAGAGTTATAAGTTCTTATAGAGAACGGAACACCGGAATTCCTCATTCGTCTAAGCCAAGAAACCATTTCCAAATGCTCCCCATGAATTCCGTAGGTCGAAAGAACCATATTGTAACAAACAGTATCCATAAGAAACCCATTCTTCTCCATTTCATCAACCACTCTAACCATATCCTGAAATAAACCCAATCTTCCGTATCCATATATAACAGACTTGAATTCAAAAGCAGACGGTTGAATTTGAATCCTATCCCCACCAGGACCACCATCTGTTTGTTGAAAATCCTGAATGAGATTCTCAGCCTCACGAGGCTTGTCCATTACACATAATCCACTAACCATGGATTGATAAGCTCTGCGTTTGACGTAAAGAGAAGAGGAAGTGTGAAGAAGGTTGTTGAGATAAGAATAAGCGGAATCGAAGCCGGTTTGAGAAGCGCGTTTGGAGTGTGAGTCTAATAGTTTAGAGTAGAAGAGAACAAGGTCACGTTCACGGTTGTTGAGATTTGAAATTGTTTGGGAGAATAGCGTTTGGGATTCGGTGTGGAGTTGGAGTTTGTGGAGAAGGGAAATGAGGTCTGCCGTGATGGTAGGGTTGGATGTGAACCATGGTGATTCGGAGATTCTTGTATAGAGCTGTTGAGAAAAATACAAGAGTTAGTTATGATTAGTTACAGGGGTAATTTGGGAAGAAAAAATTATGAGAGAGACTTACGGGGAGGGCGAAAGAAgagaggttgttgttgttgttgtgggtgGTGGGAGAGAGGAGGTGAGTGAGAGTGGAGAGTAGTACGGATTTTGAGGAGGATTGTACGAATTTACGAATGAGATTATCGGTGTTGGTGTTATTGGAGGTGGAGAGTTTCGTGAGAAATCGTTGGCCTTGTTTCGTTAGTGCACAGCGGATAGAGTTGTTGTTCCTAATAACATGTTGTTGCATTTGGAAATGAATGGGAAGAGGAGGATATTGTTGGATTTGAAGTTGAAATCTCAGCGTCATCTTTAACTCAACTCAAATGGCCGTTACTTCTCCTTGCTCCTCCTCATGCTGTTTCTATATAAGATTATAATATTTCctccatttaaatttttttttacaaagataaaaaatataagagtttaaaggtagtgcactgacagtgtaaattaaATTTACACATACATCTAATCAAAATCCTTacttttgccatgtcatattagttttttaaaattaaaattgtattttaattgaatacatggttgtgattgattgacagtgtaaaaatattttacactgtcagtgcatatctctttttctcaaaatataataataatattataaaatattacatTCTACTGTATTAatcttattaatatattaaaaatagtgtacaaataattagaaaaataaaaatcattttcacgagagaataatatttattttaaaacaattatttttctttaaaacactctcattttgaaaccaaaagaataatatttataggatttaatggaaatacatTAATAGtcgttaaatatttattaaattttgattttaattttaattttataaaataatatattaatggttgtgatgcactgactgtgtaaccttttaaatatcaaataatcatattcttaaataaattttaatattatataattaataaaagaaaataaatttcataaataattatttgaattataCTTAGACACTTAGAATAtagtatataaattaattatatttttaagaataattCTAACTTGTGTTActgaactaaataaaaaaattattgtcttgcaaattgtgtattagtttaatataaaatatataagagttaaaaggtagtgcaagtgcaaaaaaaatttacactgtcatccaataaaaatattttattctgcCACATCATATCAGTAATTTAAGATTTAAAGTATGACTTGGTGCTTAACaaagttgtgattggttgacagtgtaaaacttttttacactgccAGTGCATCGCCCTTTTtctcaatatataattaattatttttattgttttttcaatATAAATTTCTTAACTTATGCCTCTTTGTATTATCCTATTTTTAAATgcatattaatataatatagacACTATGAACAAAAATTTATAGTTATGAAATTAATATTTAGAGAGGTTTTAGTACCAAATAGTAGTAGTAAGAATTTCTAAAATATTCAGAATGAATTTTTTTAGGTAGTTTGATATGGTGTATTCATATCACATAGCATGctcaaagatttttttttattattattaaggttGCTTGTTGCATTTTGCACCCTTGATGATTTTCTCGCATTCCgattgaatattaaaaaaaaaaaaactcatcttACAACAAATCAAAGTTATCAAAATAACAAGCACGGCAGCCACGGCCCATTGTAAAGAAATATACAAATCTGCAACCTGATTGGGATCACATGGTCCAGAAGAAGAAGTTTAGGATGAAGCATTTGTATGATAAGATGATGGGTGATTCGGTTAGGGTCCCTTGGAGACATCTGTTCAAAGATAATTGTGTTAGGTCTAGGGCTGCTATCACCACGTGGTTGGCCTGCCATGGCAGACTGGGTACAAAAGATAAGCTGATTCGTTTTGGTTTGATTACTGAGCGAGGCTGCAGTCTCTGCAATGAGACAGATGAAACTCTGGATCATGTTTTGTTTGATTGTAGGTACTCTAAAGCCGTGTGGAAGCATGTGTTGCAGGGGATAGGCATAACTCATGAGCCTCAAATTTGGTCTATTGAGCTTGGTTGGCTTATGTAGATGGCTGCTAAAAAAGGTTGGAGATTCAAGTTGCTCAAGGCTGCAGTTGCTGAAACTGTGTATGGTATATGATAATACATAAATGAAGTGATTTTTGGAAAGCATACTCATAGAAATACAAGCATGGATATAGGAGAAAGAATTATAGAGAAAGTGATGTATAGAGGTTGGTGTCGACCAAATTAAGGAAACATATAGCTACTTTGATGCTTTAGTGTTAACTTTTTTTATTAGAAGGTTGGATCTTTGATCACTTttgtatttgactttttttttaaccaaaaagggaatatattaattcaaaaaaactaTACAAACAAGGGGCGATCAAAACGATCCAGCCACCAAGAGAAACAAATTAAAGCATTAGATTGGCAATGTGTAGTCTAAGCTTCCTATTTTGCCAACCTCAAAACGCTATATTCTCTATGATATTTTCAACAGTGTAGTTTGTGTGCCTATCATTATCAAAATAAATAGTATTCATATACCCTTCCCTCTAACATATTTAGTAAGCCATTGCAGCTCTTGGACCCAATTCAGAGGTTGGTGGTCAACATTCAGCCACACCGGCACTTACTTCCATATACC is part of the Vicia villosa cultivar HV-30 ecotype Madison, WI linkage group LG2, Vvil1.0, whole genome shotgun sequence genome and encodes:
- the LOC131645916 gene encoding pentatricopeptide repeat-containing protein At2g17033-like, producing MTLRFQLQIQQYPPLPIHFQMQQHVIRNNNSIRCALTKQGQRFLTKLSTSNNTNTDNLIRKFVQSSSKSVLLSTLTHLLSPTTHNNNNNLSSFALPLYTRISESPWFTSNPTITADLISLLHKLQLHTESQTLFSQTISNLNNRERDLVLFYSKLLDSHSKRASQTGFDSAYSYLNNLLHTSSSLYVKRRAYQSMVSGLCVMDKPREAENLIQDFQQTDGGPGGDRIQIQPSAFEFKSVIYGYGRLGLFQDMVRVVDEMEKNGFLMDTVCYNMVLSTYGIHGEHLEMVSWLRRMRNSGVPFSIRTYNSVSNSCPTIMRKVVELYELPLSIEELLNECLVGGEAMVIKELLSCCAIFEEVMVWDSSEVKLDLHGFHLGSAYLVMLLWFEEMRKRLLNASNYEIPAEITLVCGVGKHSSVRGESPVKALVKEMMVKMKGPLRIDRKNDGCFVAKGKAVKVWLCELTKL